One genomic window of Podarcis muralis chromosome 9, rPodMur119.hap1.1, whole genome shotgun sequence includes the following:
- the MEPE gene encoding matrix extracellular phosphoglycoprotein → MENMEELQPHYRKGKQKCRGDHQIMLKGRHSKHGFYIFNYVYSSAVTNNQTQIQKEEEENRNNISIITHGSDRKTVPRKATDNFTDTTQEAREEQKHFDATGNGRKTEGRRTAGSSQNLYRHDGNTTNQDLHQHHLEVIVNKEGNGIATGDNTIEIDGSGDIGFPGQVDTHHGIIIGNEYHDRVKDHQDTRGTDKLRGKDKDGKSGLSSNTKSSKDPYIKIEMKENDASAVWENNPFHDIPKKIKDPPSKDYSKVHLKVITDATNREPGKEEGGHVHLLDKSKRDNSTTKLYTGLKVKANMSQERLGEIELMRTRGNYTNIVDTSEIKVDNENGIGNATVHTKGKDGYTVAVRKLNGQKDGYGVTKPRKKGDVEDGVTSGHHVEIVGVTNLQKKDETRKDVTDGRSNSHLDAAGITKLQKKDGGEIGTKERLISHVGDLGDTKAEKTKQSKVILSRKLNGHVDESGITKSHSKDELTLLSGKQISDYSTTQHGGKSPSEVGIIHKRPSIGEGGSYEKTNKNAHESTLGDPKMTESGKTGFGVTFQKVNKDTPERAISYKKATGDSADLKRSDIDSSNKEEELSGQKSIQFKSALSESRGSHGSIRDILNIPKNEKLKSQGPSLATVKSNKKVMKPSKKASRVNTETHGSSAAKHYHGYSGVLRRKSSQHGKRRPSVRRNDSSQSSESEENSRQSYEDYQNDRPDSHESPESTEEDRSDESHDHSQRTDSQEDSQEQKSTA, encoded by the exons ATGGAGAACATGGAG GAGCTTCAACCCCATTACAGGAAAGGAAAGCAGAAGTGCCGGGGAGATCACCAG ATAATGCTCAAAGGTCGTCACTCCAAGCACGGGTTTTACATCTTTAATTACGTGTACTCGTCTGCGGTGACCAACAATCAAACACAGATTCAG aaagaagaagaagaaaacagaaataacatttccATTATCACTCATGGGTCTGACAGAAAAACTGTACCAAGGAAGGCCACTGACAATTTCACTGATACGACACAAGAGGCAAGAGAAGAGCAGAAGCACTTTGATGCAACTGGAAATGGCAGGAAGACCGAGGGCAGAAGAACTGCTGGAAGCAGCCAAAATTTATATAGACATGATGGAAACACCACAAATCAGGATCTCCACCAGCATCACTTGGAGGTAATTGTCAACAAGGAAGGAAATGGAATTGCTACAGGAGATAACACCATTGAGATAGATGGGAGTGGGGACATAGGCTTTCCAGGCCAAGTTGACACCCATCATGGCATCATTATTGGCAATGAATATCATGACCGAGTCAAAGACCACCAAGACACAAGAGGCACTGATAAACTTCGGGGGAAAGATAAAGATGGCAAATCTGGGTTATCTAGTAATACCAAGTCATCAAAAGATCCCTACATCAAAATAGAGATGAAGGAGAATGATGCCAGTGCAGTCTGGGAAAACAATCCTTTCCATGATATTCCCAAGAAAATTAAAGACCCACCAAGCAAAGATTATTCAAAAGTCCATTTGAAAGTCATAACTGATGCCACCAATAGGGAGCCAGGAAAAGAAGAAGGTGGCCATGTTCATTTGTTAGACAAAAGCAAAAGGGATAACAGTACCACCAAACTATACACAGGTCTCAAAGTAAAAGCCAACATGTCTCAAGAACGTCTAGGGGAAATTGAACTCATGAGAACCAGAGGCAACTACACTAACATCGTAGACACCAGTGAAATTAAAGTGGATAATGAAAATGGTATTGGCAATGCTACAGTTCATACAAAAGGCAAAGATGGGTATACAGTGGCAGTTAGGAAGCTGAATGGGCAGAAGGACGGATATGGAGTTACCAAACCACGTAAAAAGGGTGATGTAGAAGATGGTGTCACTAGTGGCCACCATGTGGAAATAGTTGGTGTTACCAACCTACAGAAGAAAGATGAAACCAGAAAGGATGTCACTGATGGGAG GTCCAATAGCCATCTGGACGCAGCTGGTATTACCAAACTACAGAAAAAAGATGGTGGCGAAATTGGTACCAAAGAAAGGCTTATCAGTCACGTGGGGGATCTTGGTGATACCAAGgcagagaaaacaaagcaaagcaaagttaTATTGAGCAGGAAACTAAATGGTCATGTGGATGAATCTGGTATTACTAAGTCACATTCAAAAGATGAACTTACTCTCCTTTCCGGCAAACAAATTTCAGATTATAGTACAACACAGCACGGTGGAAAAAGTCCCAGTGAAGTTGGCATTATTCATAAAAGGCCTAGTATTGGTGAAGGTGGCAgttatgaaaaaacaaacaaaaatgctcaTGAGAGCACATTGGGTGACCCAAAGATGACTGAAAGTGGCAAAACAGGATTTGGTGTCACATTTCAAAAAGTCAACAAGGACACTCCAGAAAGAGCTATCAGTTACAAGAAAGCTACTGGAGATTCTGCAGATCTCAAGAGGAGTGATATAGATTCTTCCAACAAAGAGGAGGAGCTCAGTGGTCAAAAATCGATCCAGTTCAAAAGTGCCCTGTCTGAATCTCGTGGGTCTCACGGCAGTATCCGAGACATCCTTAATATTCCAAAGAATGAGAAGCTTAAAAGTCAGGGGCcctcgttggccactgtgaagagCAATAAGAAGGTTATGAAGCCAAGCAAAAAGGCATCTAGGGTTAATACTGAAACGCATGGCAGCAGTGCAGCTAAGCACTACCATGGGTATTCGGGTGTCCTGAGGAGAAAGAGCAGTCAACATGGTAAGAGGCGTCCATCTGTCCGTAGAAATGACAGCAGCCAATCATCGGAGAGTGAGGAAAACAGCCGCCAGTCTTATGAAGACTATCAGAATGACAGACCCGACAGTCATGAATCACCTGAGAGTACTGAAGAAGACCGATCTGATGAAAGTCATGACCACAGCCAAAGAACCGACTCACAAGAAGATTCCCAGGAGCAGAAAAGCACTGCTTGA
- the IBSP gene encoding integrin-binding sialoprotein translates to MKAALIFLCILGIACAFSVKNFRRRFKAEDSEENAVFKNRYRYFLYRYPYLYPPVKRYQFNSDSSEEGYGGDSSEEEEEEEEEEGGQSNEENNEGGKENEEATETPTAAVTADKKGTSKATPPKQGPIKKEPLEKPGNGGAAKKGEKDKAPEKGGKGEEDSDEEEENEEEEEEEAETVDENGSGVNGTSTNSTAEENGNGGNGGEEEEEGEENEATTAVPTTLLPTVLPTTEYQDQYETTTEDQWHYDTPSEEPWPYDTTTTTGYENGYEVQTEYYASENGQPRGDTFRAYEDEYSYYKGHGYDVYGQEYYYNQ, encoded by the exons GTAAAAAACTTCAGAAGAAGATTCAAAGCAGAGGATTCTGAAGAAAATGCA GTATTCAAGAACAGATATAGGTATTTTCTTTATAGGTACCCCTACCTCTACCCACCTGTAAAGAGATATCAG TTTAACAGTGACTCATCCGAAGAAGGCTATGGTGGTGATAgttcagaagaagaggaggaggaagaagaagaagaaggg GGACAGTCAAATGAAGAAAACAATGAAGGTGGAAAGGAGAACGAAGAGGCGACAGAGACTCCTACTGCAGCCGTGACTGCAGATAAAAAGGGCACTAGCAAAGCCACACCTCCTAAGCAG GGCCCCATAAAGAAAGAGCCCCTGGAGAAACCTGGAAACGGAGGAGCAGCTAAAAAGGGTGAAAAGGACAAAGCTCCCGaaaaaggagggaagggagaggaagacagtgacgaagaagaagaaaacgaagaggaggaagaggaagaagcagagacGGTGGACGAGAACGGCAGCGGCGTCAACGGCACAAGCACCAACAGCACCGCGGAAGAGAATGGAAACGGTGGCaatggaggagaggaagaggaagaaggggaagaaaacgAAGCGACCACCGCTGTTCCGACCACCCTGCTCCCCACAGTCCTCCCCACCACAGAGTATCAAGACCAATACGAAACCACCACGGAGGACCAGTGGCACTATGACACTCCCTCTGAAGAGCCGTGGCCGTacgataccaccaccaccactggttATGAGAATGGCTATGAGGTTCAAACAGAATACTACGCGAGTGAGAATGGGCAGCCCCGAGGGGATACTTTCAGAGCCTATGAGGACGAGTATAGCTACTACAAAGGCCATGGGTACGACGTCTATGGCCAAGAGTACTACTACAACCAATGA